In the genome of Osmerus mordax isolate fOsmMor3 chromosome 10, fOsmMor3.pri, whole genome shotgun sequence, the window CCTGGAGGATAAGAGGAAAAAGCCATCAGAGACTGGAAGTCTTTTGGATTTTAACCATATCAATAAAAGAAACAGTATTGCAAATTAAACGAGAAATACTTAAATCTAATTCTCAACTAAGCTAAGTAACCCTCCTGTTAGATATTTCCCAAACCAGATATTCTTATCCGGTTAAGCAGCACCCTCTAATGCTCAGTAGTGTCCTCATCAGGGGAATAGTAGACATAAACTGACAGgttaaatcaaatcaaagatCAACTGAAATCCTAATAAAAATAATCAGAACAGTTTTTTGCTGttttaaagaaaagaaaaattctCATTTGTATAGCAAAGATATATTCTTATAGCGTAAAAATATCTCTTTGCCCATAGAGGAGGCAAAATGGTTTTGCtttcaaaacatttcatttCCTCTCAtcgtaatttaaaaaaaaaaaaaacaaactaaaacaaCCGTCTTAACATCTGTTCTAATTAAACCACACCCTGCCAGATGTACCTTTCATCTCTCTAGTTACAGTTCACACAAGCCTCTACCCGTTTACACCACCTTGGACAGCGTAAAACACTGTGAACACCTTTTGCTTTGTCTGTTCCTCATGGAAGAACTAGAAACACCGAACCACATATGTTTCCACTTACCATTTTCCCTTTCAGCGGTAGCAAGCTTTTTTGATGTTTATTTTCTCAAGCCCGAGTCTGTTTAGATGATCCAAAGACCAAACCAGAGAAAGATGATGATGCTAGTTCTGTGGATATGCTCAGTTCTGGCTGTTTGTGACTTTGTGAGCTGTATTCAAGCCAGCATATTTTCAGTATGACTTGGTGGCTACGTCGTCAAaagctctcctccttcttttcaTGACCACACGGAGACCATGTCCCTACTTTCAGTTCCACTGAGTGGGACGTAGGGTTGTATCGTTTTTTTTCACTCTGAAGATGTTTTTGGAGAGCTGTCCGTTTGCAAATTCAAATTTTTACAGCCTGATACAAGGTTCAAATAAGACCTTATGTAATAGCTTAATGATACATAGCTATTTTGATCATTGTTGTGATTAAGTCCCAACATCCCCAAAATATCCATAACCGTGCATGAATTAGACATAAATACACAGAAGTttaagtgttttttttaaggaagTTAAAGTGTGGTTTATTTTCCACttcaaaagaagaagaaaaaagtattttaaatTTCTGTACACGTTTTCACCAGACTCATTTCAGACTGCGCAGGCCGGTAAATACAGGGAAACTACCATGAAGGCCAGCAGGAAGGCTCTGTGGCCTCCTTGTTCGCCCCTGAATCCTCAAACACAGCACAGTTGTTCTGCACCTCAACATTTAGGTGCATGTTCCTCCCTCCATGTATAAACTCGTCCTCTCGGACCAAATCTACCTACgggtacaaataaagtaaactgAACTCAAGCTCTCTTGTGCTCTCTGCTCCTTCACCTGTCCATCTCTTGGATGCTCTTTCATAATGAATACCTGTGAAACATTCCATTAGAAACATTTCAACTGGTGGAACCTCACAACTGGCAAATACATTGTTCCTTTTGCGTTGGCTTTTGAACGTAGCACAGCTAAAGAATTGCAGCTAAAGAATTGCAGAGCTAAAATGTGTTTTCTGGGTTTGTGGTAAAGGGTGCATGATGAGACTAGGATGTCTTTTCTGTGAAGATACCGGATGTGAAGAATGCTTGATTATTTATGGAGGTACAGTTCAAACCGCTATGCACTTCTCAAGACACAGCAAGAGGATGGTTGCGAAGCAGTCACTAGGGTGTTACAGGAAATCAGCTTAGAAACAGCCAGGCCACAGGAAATGACTGCATGTGAGACACACAACAAAATACAGGCACTGTTTTGGTTTCGCTCAATCCTACTTCCCTGAACCAAAAACAGATCTTGGTCCCTAaataaatatggtaaaaaaaagaaCCATATCTTAATGTAGTAAAATGACCTAAATATCTACTATTCATGAAGCAGTTTGTTGACAAAGTGCAAACAATTTGATATTCAAACATTGGATTTTATTTGTGTGAAGGATGTCAGGATGTATTTTctgcaaaacatgaaacatataaTTCCATACAAATGAAATGCTGTTACAGATCAAACTAAACTGCTTCACTTTGTATTTGATTTGTAAAATTGAACAGATTTCTGAGACAACTAAGCCAttaaaagaagaggaggaggtgatggagggagaggaagacttgAGTCCCGAAGAAAGACGAGTAttggagagaaagatgaaaaaGATTCTGAAGAAGGACAAGAAGAACAAGCTGAAaatggagggaaagacagaggagaTTGTGGAGGCCCACAAACCCATCGCCCCACAACAGGCACTAGACTACCTGAGCTGGTAGGAGCAGAGAAAGCACTGtgtaactcactcactcatataACGTTCACCTGTAAAAGAAATCTATGATGGAAAAAAAAGTGCATTGGTCAGCAAGCAATTTAATGTTTTACTGTATCATGGCTGCAGCTAAAAATAACTGTAGATTCCATCACATTGCATCATTACATCTGAAAAAGATTAGCTGTGATCAAAAATGGTTTTGTTTTGGCAGCTGGGCTGAGAACCGAAAGGACTGGAAGTTCCAAAAGACCAGACAGACGTGGTTACTACAGCACATGTTCGACACGGAGAAGGTAAACCAGATATTGGGGCTTTTCTGACTCGCATGATCTGATCTGTCTTCCTTGGTACTCAACAACCCGTTATTGACAATGAACATTCAGCCATTTATGAGGACCTACATTTCAGTTCGGTCAGGAAACGTTTTTTTTCCTCAATGGAAAGTCAAATACTAATTTGAATGTGACCATTTGGATTTTGTGAAATATTCCAACAGCAGGTGTGAAGCTCCCCCTGTTGGTCGATGAATGGTATTACCACGGTATTATGAAGTTTACTCTTGTCAGATGCTAATGTAAAGGAATGTAGCTTTGTGTCTTTATATACAGAAATATGTTGAATCAATAATAATCATTCTCACATCACAACCATTATCTGCTTTTGACATaaaagctgaattattcagGGCGACCCTCCCAGCCGAGCACACACTAATCTTCATAGTGCCACGTTTAAGATGGCATAGCTCAcatcatttacatgtagtcatttagcagacgctcttatccagagcgacttacagtaagtacaaggacattcccccgaggcaagtagggtgaagtgccttgcccgaggacacaacgtcatttttttcacagccggtaatcgaaccggcaaccttctgatgagtagcccgattccctaaccgctcagccgtctGACTCCCACCACCACATGGTGTCGTCCCCCAGGTTCCAGACCAGAGCTTCTCGGTGCTGCTGCAGTACCTGGAGGGTCTGCGAGGAGTGGCCAAGGACACCACAGTGCAGAAGGCTGAGGCGCTGACCAGGGAACACGAGGGATCGGAGGAAGAAGAGGCCCTGAAGAAGACAAACCGAGCCAGAGAGATCATCCAGCTGCTGTCCTGACCCTACACCAACACCGCCACCATCACCACCTGTGGCACGATACCATCATCAGTTCACTGTTTTATTACTGTACTACACAATAAAATAGTCTTTCAATTGTTTCTTTCAGAAAATCAGAAGGAATATCTGGCTGCATTCATTACATTTAAGGTAACCTATAAACATTGTGTAAAGATAACTATTCAACCAAGTAGCGTTTGAAAGGATCTATACTCGACTGGGCTTGCCTGCTGCACAACAGTCAATGTTCCTGAAAGAACAAACCCTGTTTGTCTTTCACCCTGTCCAGACAACGTTTCCAATAAGCTCATTACTGTGGACTGCTTGAGAAGGATGAGTACGTTGTATTATACTGCTTATTCCATTACAAGTGAtagccactagatggcagtaagACTTTATACTAATGAAATGTATAGCAAAGTGTCTACAAGAGAAGCTTGGGAGATAAAGCAGGTCTATCAACGGATTTACTTGGCAAAGGTCCCAGTCACATTACACAGTTTAATAACAATTTAATAACATAATTTAATTTTATATAGTTTCGAAAGTGAAAAGCACCCCACTGAAGGAGAGAGTTGTTGAATCGTGTTCCGCTTTGGTGGTTTTGGTTGAATCCTGATGTTTATGTcccctattattattattactaatgGGCACATTTAAGTCTCATTCCCtttctgtgtgtatttgattAAGGTCAATAAGGCATAATGTTTTCACAAACTGTAATAGCCTTGAAACATTTGTATATGTAAGATATTATAGGGAAGAATTTAAATGTGATGTCCTAACGATATGCAACAGAGAGATGTGGTGAACCTGTAGAAGAAATACACTTCAGCTACGCAGGATGTCAACTCCATttcaacccttgtgttatcttcgggtcagaatgacccatcagtcattgtgacccaccgtcgtattgcgacaactttaccgcattcaAAAACaaggtgaagcattttcttttaaccgttgggctgtctcagaccccccacattgcgaaggttaaaagaaaattatttgtttttgtattgggtaaaattgggtaaacacaaccttcgggtcatgtgacccgaaggcagcacaagggttaagttagttAGAAAATACACAGTtgtgggagatgaagagagggtggaggaggagagaattgGGGGACAGGGGAACACTGGTGAACGATACCAAACCACCTGCCACATAGTGTGACCAGGGCCAACCCATTCAGGAAGGATGTGAACAGGCTGTGTTAGGTTACTTAGGGTGTTGTAAGGATTTTGAAAGATGTGATGGATGTTATTCCATCGTGCGTTGTAAattaacaatgtgttttcaatagTTTTAATTATCAGTCAATAAAAGAAAGATGAAAACATTACAATCATTTGAGAAGAGTAACTTTGAATGGAAACATTAGAAATATCTACTTTCAAATATGTCTGTCTGACCCAACCACAGATTAACGCCCCGTTTAGTTGTAATGTAATGACATTCCGGAAAGGAAAGACTTTGGAGTTGACTCTATTTGGAGTTGTATTGGGTCGCCCTGTGGCGAGggcggaaggggaggggggcgcgCTACAAGTTTTAGTAGCCTACAACCAAGCGCTCGTTCCAAACGCCCGCACGACCTCAAAGGGTACCCACGCCGAAATGGGTACTCTCACTATACAAAGGAATATCCTTTGGTTATACTGTTTAGTTTTAATTGGAATAACGGACGTATCTGGTAAGTCTATTCATGCTTTTTTATGGTTATCATAGACTTATTGAATCAGATTATTATCAGGTGATTTCAAAAGCTCTTTACGATGATTATACATTTATTTCCAAAGGTTCGAATCAAATTCAACATGGATAACACTCCAGGTTTTTATGTTTATGTAAAATGCTTGCTAAATGAAATGGCATAGGTTGCATTAAATGTTAATTGCGTATTACTATAATTTTTGCAATATGCTAGATGCCTGGTGCGCATCAATTCGCTCGTCAAAAATGTACTGTAGCGGTAGATTTGAGCGTTCTATGTTGCAAACTGGACCACAAAGTTAGACCTGTCGGATCTGCTCATCCCTCCCAAAGctaggctgaaattcagtttcCTTGTATCCCCCTCTGACTTCAGAGCACACGATCCTTTTGAGGAATTACATATTTTAAACTATTGAAagtttggatgtgtgtttgtgtgcatgcgcgtcTTCTGAGCTGTGTTTTCATGTGGGTTATGAATTTCTGTCACAAAATAatcataaataaaaaatgattct includes:
- the LOC136950140 gene encoding uncharacterized protein C7orf50 homolog isoform X1, which translates into the protein MANTKISKMAKSKPLDTEPKCSVSKRKKLHSSEQDVSMDVNVERKVKKKRAKTDTEVPIIALSKPVSEEAPTKKLKKRKQPTEHIRKEKKTKKAKISETTKPLKEEEEVMEGEEDLSPEERRVLERKMKKILKKDKKNKLKMEGKTEEIVEAHKPIAPQQALDYLSCWAENRKDWKFQKTRQTWLLQHMFDTEKVPDQSFSVLLQYLEGLRGVAKDTTVQKAEALTREHEGSEEEEALKKTNRAREIIQLLS
- the LOC136950140 gene encoding uncharacterized protein C7orf50 homolog isoform X2, whose translation is MAKSKPLDTEPKCSVSKRKKLHSSEQDVSMDVNVERKVKKKRAKTDTEVPIIALSKPVSEEAPTKKLKKRKQPTEHIRKEKKTKKAKISETTKPLKEEEEVMEGEEDLSPEERRVLERKMKKILKKDKKNKLKMEGKTEEIVEAHKPIAPQQALDYLSCWAENRKDWKFQKTRQTWLLQHMFDTEKVPDQSFSVLLQYLEGLRGVAKDTTVQKAEALTREHEGSEEEEALKKTNRAREIIQLLS